A genome region from Bradyrhizobium commune includes the following:
- a CDS encoding ABC transporter substrate-binding protein: protein MRSSTLLGGGFLASALALCLAAPAYAQSNDPIKIGVIAEVQSIAGAATPGGAQIAADEINAKGGILGRKIEIVTYDNKSSSADSVRAFQRAVSEDKVSAVIASYISEVVLALEPWAARLKMPLITPGAASNEITKAIHNDYEKNKYTFHGYLTSAAQAQLVCDAAKDLLVDKMHMKTVAIMSEDAAWTKPLDVGYEACLPKAGLKVVEHVRFSPDTTDFTPIFNNMEAKKPDVIVTGISHVGVQPTVQWKNQQVPIPMFGISAQALSPTFWKDTNGAADGVPSLAVATPDVAVTSKTKPFAAAFKAKFGSPPAYTGYTAYDEVYIITDAIKRAGSTDPDKMVAEMEKTNFEGTIGQIQFYGKDDEFTHGIKSGPGAVTGLVFQWQDQKQVVVWPEKIAEGKLKFPDFVKLSQ from the coding sequence ATGCGATCATCAACTCTTCTCGGCGGCGGCTTCCTCGCCTCGGCGCTGGCGCTGTGCCTCGCGGCGCCCGCCTATGCGCAATCGAACGATCCGATCAAGATCGGCGTCATCGCCGAGGTGCAATCGATCGCGGGTGCGGCGACGCCCGGCGGCGCGCAGATCGCCGCCGACGAGATCAATGCCAAGGGCGGCATCCTCGGCCGCAAGATCGAGATCGTCACCTATGACAACAAGAGCTCCTCGGCCGATTCCGTGCGCGCGTTCCAGCGCGCGGTGAGCGAGGACAAGGTGTCGGCCGTGATCGCGAGCTATATCAGCGAGGTCGTGCTGGCGCTCGAGCCCTGGGCGGCGCGGCTGAAGATGCCGCTGATCACACCGGGTGCGGCCTCGAACGAAATCACCAAGGCGATCCACAACGACTACGAGAAGAACAAGTACACCTTCCACGGCTACCTGACCTCGGCAGCGCAGGCCCAGCTCGTCTGCGACGCGGCGAAGGATTTGCTCGTCGACAAGATGCACATGAAGACGGTCGCGATCATGAGCGAGGACGCCGCCTGGACCAAGCCACTCGACGTCGGCTACGAGGCCTGCCTGCCCAAGGCGGGTTTGAAGGTCGTCGAGCATGTGCGCTTCTCGCCCGACACCACCGACTTCACGCCGATCTTCAACAATATGGAAGCCAAGAAGCCGGACGTGATCGTCACCGGCATCTCGCATGTCGGCGTACAGCCGACGGTGCAGTGGAAGAACCAGCAGGTGCCGATCCCGATGTTCGGCATCAGCGCGCAGGCGCTGAGCCCGACCTTCTGGAAGGACACCAATGGCGCCGCCGACGGCGTCCCGTCGCTCGCGGTGGCGACGCCCGACGTTGCCGTGACCTCGAAGACGAAGCCGTTCGCGGCCGCCTTCAAGGCCAAGTTCGGCAGCCCCCCGGCCTATACCGGCTACACCGCCTATGACGAGGTCTACATCATCACCGACGCGATCAAGCGCGCCGGCTCGACCGATCCCGACAAGATGGTCGCCGAGATGGAGAAAACCAATTTCGAGGGCACGATCGGCCAGATCCAGTTCTACGGCAAGGACGACGAATTCACCCACGGCATCAAGTCCGGCCCCGGCGCCGTCACCGGCCTCGTCTTCCAGTGGCAGGACCAGAAGCAGGTCGTGGTCTGGCCCGAGAAGATCGCGGAAGGCAAGCTGAAGTTTCCGGACTTTGTGAAGCTGTCGCAGTAA
- a CDS encoding branched-chain amino acid ABC transporter permease encodes MASFFTSRLFFISLALVVIAATLPLYVSGYVLGLLTVAFYFGVFAMAWDLLFGFAGEVNFGPTFLIGVGAYTAGILNAQFGWSVYLCIVLGALASVIAGLVLALPALRVRGPYFGLTTLVAVLMLQNFIVVFADLTGGEIGLTIPDVITINAGANYWIALGFMTISAAILYGLSQSPIGLVLQASGQDPVQAGALGFNIVKHKLAAFIVSAFFSGLSGALLVFYFGTASVGTVVDVAVGVNVIVSAVLGGRRTVLGAALGAIFLIVAGEFLRPTGELATFIVSAVALLVVLFFPGGFLGAALSHEARS; translated from the coding sequence ATGGCGAGCTTCTTTACCTCGCGCCTGTTCTTCATTTCGCTGGCGCTGGTCGTGATCGCGGCGACGCTGCCGCTCTATGTCTCCGGCTACGTGCTGGGCCTCTTGACTGTCGCTTTCTATTTCGGCGTGTTCGCGATGGCCTGGGACCTGCTGTTCGGTTTCGCGGGCGAAGTGAATTTCGGGCCGACTTTCCTGATCGGCGTCGGTGCTTACACCGCCGGCATCCTGAATGCCCAGTTCGGCTGGTCGGTCTATCTCTGCATCGTGCTCGGCGCGCTCGCCTCCGTCATCGCCGGCCTCGTGCTGGCGCTGCCGGCGTTACGCGTGCGCGGGCCCTATTTCGGCCTGACCACGCTGGTCGCGGTGCTGATGTTGCAAAACTTCATCGTGGTTTTCGCCGACCTCACCGGCGGCGAGATCGGGCTGACCATCCCCGATGTCATCACCATCAATGCCGGCGCCAATTACTGGATCGCGCTCGGCTTCATGACGATCTCGGCCGCCATCCTCTATGGCCTGTCGCAATCACCGATCGGGCTGGTGCTGCAAGCGAGCGGCCAGGACCCGGTGCAGGCCGGCGCGCTCGGCTTCAACATCGTGAAGCACAAACTGGCCGCCTTCATCGTCAGCGCGTTCTTCTCGGGGTTATCTGGCGCGCTGCTGGTGTTCTATTTCGGCACCGCATCGGTCGGCACCGTCGTCGACGTCGCGGTCGGCGTCAACGTGATCGTGTCGGCCGTGCTCGGCGGAAGGCGTACTGTGCTTGGGGCGGCGTTAGGAGCGATCTTCCTGATCGTCGCCGGCGAATTCCTGCGTCCGACCGGCGAGCTTGCGACCTTCATCGTCTCGGCGGTGGCGCTGCTCGTCGTCCTGTTCTTTCCCGGCGGCTTCCTCGGGGCGGCCCTCTCGCACGAGGCTCGCTCGTGA
- a CDS encoding branched-chain amino acid ABC transporter permease yields MRAFQILIDGFAISALYALGATGFTLIFGVSGVLNLSHGAIMVAAAVAAWAAASIFNVGTYAGALIGVAVALIAAFATYFAVVKPIQDSRRIPNEEKEIFVLTGTLLWGIMIQELIAYFFTNNAKTVLPIVEGVVDILGVRTPKNEIFTAIVCCLVIALLWLLVNRTRTGKAVLAASMNPRGVTLLGLELTNIYIVVWAIYGILAGIAGVLLGMFLGVSSYSVGPLTASAFSIVVLGGLGSVSGSLIAAFVVGYLETLTAYLVSPAYRTIPALLLLVFVMYIRPQGLLGRR; encoded by the coding sequence ATGCGAGCTTTCCAGATTCTGATCGATGGCTTTGCCATCAGCGCTCTCTATGCCCTCGGTGCCACCGGCTTCACGCTGATCTTCGGCGTCTCCGGCGTCCTCAACCTCTCCCACGGGGCCATCATGGTGGCGGCAGCAGTCGCCGCCTGGGCCGCCGCCAGCATCTTCAACGTCGGCACCTATGCCGGCGCGCTGATCGGGGTCGCGGTTGCGCTCATCGCCGCGTTTGCCACTTACTTCGCGGTGGTGAAGCCGATCCAGGATTCCCGGCGCATCCCGAATGAGGAGAAGGAGATCTTCGTGCTCACGGGCACGCTGCTCTGGGGCATCATGATCCAGGAGCTGATCGCCTATTTCTTCACCAACAACGCCAAGACGGTGCTGCCGATCGTCGAGGGCGTGGTCGACATCCTCGGCGTCCGCACGCCCAAGAACGAGATCTTCACCGCGATCGTGTGCTGCCTCGTCATCGCGCTGCTGTGGCTGCTGGTGAACCGCACCCGCACCGGCAAGGCGGTGCTGGCGGCCTCGATGAACCCGCGCGGTGTGACATTGCTCGGCCTCGAGCTCACCAACATCTACATCGTGGTCTGGGCGATCTACGGTATTTTGGCCGGCATCGCCGGCGTGTTGCTCGGCATGTTTCTCGGCGTCAGCTCCTACAGCGTCGGGCCGCTGACCGCGAGCGCATTCTCGATCGTGGTGCTCGGCGGCCTCGGCAGCGTCTCCGGCTCGCTGATCGCGGCCTTCGTGGTCGGCTACCTCGAAACGCTGACGGCCTATCTGGTCTCGCCGGCCTATCGCACCATTCCGGCGCTGCTGCTGCTCGTCTTCGTGATGTACATCCGGCCCCAGGGCCTTCTGGGGAGGCGCTGA
- a CDS encoding ATP-binding cassette domain-containing protein, producing MDMRLSNRPVLEVRGLTKRFGGLTAVKNLGFEVNSGEIFGLIGPNGSGKSTAMKSVMGIERPTAGEVIFEGENVAGLPAHKIARKGFGMVFQHSRPLNRQTVLENIMVALLPDSLFMLFPDKALVERAKWIADRVGLGAVVNRRPPTLPFADLRRLELAKAIARDPKVVLVDEPFAGLTRAEVEVFSDLIRSFRDDGRAVMLVDHNVKSVAALVDRVLAMYLGEEIVTGKADDVMKNETVRRVYLGGALETHARPETSFKDKVPLLQVENVSVHYGKAQALENVSIHVHEGEFVSIVGLNGAGKTTLFNTISGFLPYSGEITRGGERLRGTSPAKIARSGLVQCPESRELFGEMSVRENLDLGGQHLSDDKRAAQLAWLFELFPILKERQGQLAQTLSGGEQQMLAIGRALMMQPQILILDEPTLGLAPVILELLSKALEKLRQTTSITVLLGEQNVTFALPHADRVYVLEHARIVWEGDPGRFASEAGADFL from the coding sequence ATGGATATGCGGCTTTCAAACCGGCCCGTGCTCGAAGTCCGCGGTCTCACAAAACGCTTCGGCGGATTGACGGCGGTGAAGAACCTCGGCTTCGAGGTCAACAGCGGCGAGATCTTTGGCCTGATCGGGCCGAACGGGTCCGGCAAATCCACCGCGATGAAAAGCGTGATGGGCATCGAGCGCCCCACCGCCGGCGAGGTGATTTTCGAGGGCGAGAATGTCGCCGGCCTGCCCGCACACAAGATCGCGCGCAAAGGCTTTGGCATGGTGTTCCAGCACTCGCGGCCGCTGAATCGGCAGACCGTGCTCGAAAATATCATGGTGGCGCTGTTGCCGGACAGCCTGTTCATGCTGTTCCCGGACAAGGCGCTGGTCGAGCGCGCCAAATGGATCGCGGACCGCGTCGGCCTCGGCGCGGTCGTGAACCGCCGTCCGCCGACGCTGCCGTTTGCCGATCTGCGCCGGCTCGAGCTTGCCAAGGCTATCGCGCGCGACCCAAAGGTCGTGCTGGTCGACGAGCCGTTTGCCGGGCTGACGCGCGCCGAGGTCGAGGTCTTCTCCGATTTGATCCGCAGTTTTCGCGATGACGGGCGCGCGGTGATGCTGGTCGACCACAACGTCAAGAGTGTCGCGGCGCTGGTCGACCGCGTGCTCGCGATGTATCTCGGCGAGGAGATCGTCACCGGCAAGGCCGACGACGTCATGAAGAACGAGACGGTGCGGCGGGTCTATCTCGGCGGCGCGCTCGAGACCCATGCGCGGCCAGAGACCAGCTTCAAGGACAAGGTGCCGCTGCTCCAGGTCGAGAATGTCAGCGTCCATTACGGCAAGGCGCAGGCGCTGGAGAACGTCTCGATCCACGTCCACGAAGGCGAGTTCGTCTCGATCGTCGGCCTCAACGGCGCCGGCAAGACCACGCTGTTCAACACCATCTCCGGCTTCCTGCCCTATAGCGGCGAGATCACGCGCGGCGGCGAGCGGCTGCGCGGCACCAGCCCGGCGAAGATCGCCCGCAGCGGCCTCGTGCAGTGTCCGGAATCGCGCGAGCTGTTCGGCGAGATGAGCGTGCGCGAGAATCTCGATCTCGGTGGTCAGCATCTTTCCGACGACAAGCGCGCCGCGCAGCTCGCCTGGCTGTTCGAGCTGTTCCCGATCCTGAAGGAACGCCAGGGCCAGCTGGCGCAGACGCTTTCCGGCGGCGAGCAGCAGATGCTTGCGATCGGCCGCGCACTGATGATGCAGCCGCAGATCTTGATCCTGGACGAGCCGACGCTGGGTTTGGCCCCCGTCATCCTCGAGCTGTTGTCCAAGGCGCTGGAAAAACTGCGGCAGACCACCTCGATCACGGTGCTGCTCGGCGAGCAGAACGTCACCTTCGCGCTGCCGCATGCCGACCGCGTCTATGTGCTCGAGCATGCAAGGATCGTCTGGGAGGGTGATCCCGGCCGGTTCGCGAGCGAAGCGGGTGCCGACTTTCTCTAG
- a CDS encoding ABC transporter substrate-binding protein, whose product MPTSRRQLLKGSAAAAATLSLDWTRAQAQAENLRIGLIYDLTGPFAAGGSVASSVGAQIAIDLVNEKGGIGGKTKIAPVSADSQSKADVAINEAERLISQEKIDIINGVYSSAHAVPMAAKVEQQKKILWITTAVSTAVFKDKNLQYVFRAQIHSDQYGQAFAGFLAEHAKAKLGMEPADVKVALIHEDGPYGVGVAAADEAYAKQAGIQVALREGYSASAPDLSVLVTKLKRAKVDVISHAGYNPDITLFLRQARESGLRFKMLFGAGAGYSQLDKLRTTFGADIDNFCNIDPVPAQLLDPSKLAPGMGELIKTMVMRYQAKTGATDVPPHCSMGFNQTWVLLNNVLPVAKEKYGSFEPDAIRKAALDVDIPAGGTIQGYGVKFFPPGTPLSGQNERSTPVVMQNAGEHISVVWPTNIRTQDPVFPLPKGSTYGA is encoded by the coding sequence ATGCCGACTTCACGCAGGCAGCTGCTGAAGGGTTCGGCGGCTGCCGCCGCCACACTCAGCCTCGATTGGACACGGGCCCAGGCGCAAGCCGAGAATTTGCGCATCGGCCTGATCTACGACCTCACCGGTCCGTTTGCCGCAGGCGGCTCGGTCGCCTCCTCGGTCGGCGCGCAGATCGCCATCGACCTCGTCAACGAGAAGGGCGGCATCGGCGGCAAGACCAAGATCGCGCCGGTCTCCGCGGATTCGCAGAGCAAGGCCGACGTCGCCATCAACGAGGCCGAGCGGCTGATCAGCCAGGAAAAGATCGACATCATCAACGGCGTCTATTCCAGCGCGCATGCCGTGCCGATGGCGGCGAAGGTCGAGCAGCAGAAGAAGATCCTCTGGATCACGACCGCAGTGTCGACCGCCGTGTTCAAGGACAAGAACCTGCAATACGTGTTTCGCGCGCAGATCCACTCCGACCAGTACGGCCAGGCCTTCGCCGGCTTCCTCGCCGAGCACGCCAAGGCCAAGCTCGGCATGGAGCCCGCGGATGTGAAGGTCGCGCTGATCCACGAGGACGGCCCCTATGGCGTCGGCGTCGCGGCGGCCGACGAGGCCTATGCCAAGCAGGCCGGCATCCAGGTGGCGCTGCGCGAGGGCTATTCGGCCTCTGCGCCAGATCTCTCAGTGCTCGTGACCAAGCTCAAGCGCGCCAAGGTCGACGTGATCTCGCACGCCGGCTACAACCCCGACATCACGCTGTTCCTGCGCCAGGCGCGCGAGAGCGGATTGCGCTTCAAGATGCTGTTCGGCGCGGGCGCCGGCTACAGCCAGCTCGACAAGCTGCGCACCACCTTCGGCGCCGACATCGACAATTTCTGCAACATCGATCCGGTGCCGGCGCAGCTGCTCGATCCGTCGAAGCTTGCGCCCGGCATGGGTGAGCTGATCAAGACCATGGTCATGCGCTACCAGGCCAAGACCGGCGCCACCGACGTGCCGCCGCACTGCTCGATGGGCTTCAACCAGACCTGGGTGCTGCTCAACAACGTGTTGCCGGTCGCCAAGGAGAAGTACGGCAGCTTCGAGCCCGACGCCATTCGCAAGGCGGCGCTCGACGTCGACATTCCCGCCGGCGGCACCATCCAGGGCTATGGCGTAAAATTCTTCCCGCCGGGCACGCCGCTGTCCGGCCAGAACGAACGCTCGACGCCCGTGGTGATGCAGAACGCCGGCGAGCACATTTCCGTGGTGTGGCCGACCAACATCCGGACACAGGACCCGGTGTTTCCGCTGCCGAAGGGCTCGACCTACGGGGCGTGA